Proteins encoded by one window of Hafnia alvei:
- a CDS encoding SDR family NAD(P)-dependent oxidoreductase: MSTSAQQPRVVIVTGASQGIGHAIAQTFLKNGDIVIGCAFSPLEKAPHAKTLLDHYPEHFCYYSVDITRTESISEFVAAVEQRFGRLDVLVSNAGKNVFKGIDCELEDWHHNLDLNLRSHWYMAKCCRGMLEKSRGVILVMTSNHAFSTMPGCAPYNITKRALLSLVQSLTIEWGSAIRSVGIAPGFIDTAGNQVWFDSQGDGEKARQETIAKHPVGRIGTSEEVGELCLFLSSPAAGFIAGTTIVMDGGRSALMQD; encoded by the coding sequence ATGTCTACATCAGCCCAGCAGCCGCGCGTAGTCATCGTGACCGGAGCCAGCCAAGGCATCGGCCACGCTATCGCGCAAACATTTTTGAAAAACGGTGACATCGTTATTGGCTGCGCTTTTTCCCCATTGGAAAAAGCGCCCCATGCCAAAACGCTGTTAGATCACTACCCCGAACATTTTTGCTACTACTCGGTCGATATCACCCGCACCGAAAGCATCAGTGAATTTGTTGCCGCCGTTGAACAACGCTTTGGCCGTCTTGACGTACTGGTTTCCAACGCAGGTAAAAACGTCTTTAAAGGTATTGATTGCGAGCTGGAAGATTGGCACCACAATCTCGATCTTAACCTGCGCTCACATTGGTACATGGCGAAATGCTGCCGTGGGATGTTAGAGAAATCACGGGGCGTTATTTTGGTGATGACCTCAAACCACGCTTTTTCAACCATGCCAGGCTGCGCGCCTTACAATATCACCAAGCGTGCGTTGCTCTCACTGGTACAAAGCCTCACCATTGAATGGGGCTCGGCTATTCGCAGCGTGGGAATTGCACCTGGCTTTATTGATACTGCAGGAAATCAGGTTTGGTTTGACTCACAGGGTGACGGAGAAAAGGCGCGGCAGGAAACTATCGCCAAACATCCCGTTGGCCGTATTGGGACATCTGAAGAAGTGGGCGAACTTTGCCTGTTCTTATCCAGCCCAGCGGCTGGGTTTATCGCGGGCACCACCATCGTGATGGACGGTGGACGTAGCGCTCTGATGCAAGACTGA
- a CDS encoding MFS transporter has translation MTALDISNTSENEKRIAAVYNKITRRLIPFLILCYFFAYLDRVNVGFAKLHMQDALSFSDTVYGVGAGIFFIGYFLFELPSNLLMQRFGPRFWIARIMISWAALSALMIFVKTPTQFYVLRFLLGVAEAGFFPGIVFYLTLWFPSWRSARTLGLFILVTPLSTIIGSPLSGFILKAFEGVEGLHNWQWLFVVEAIPSFLLAFVVLRYLDNDVKSARWLSDEEKQVVSDDLEIDRQRGLKANAGKPPQSLKMMFRNGYVWLLALIFFSFNIGYYGINFWLPSIIKSSGVSDDFHIGLLAALPYVFGAIFMVWNSRHSDLHCERRWHIAIPAVLGAVGLTLSAYCSGSTVWMMAWICLAMSGTLALIPTYISLPGTLLSGTAAAAGIALVNSIGNLAGFFGPTVLGWLKDNTGSTNAGLYILAAFLLLCAPLMFLLPAKLVNPRRDAGRS, from the coding sequence ATGACAGCTTTGGACATCAGTAATACCTCTGAAAATGAAAAAAGGATCGCCGCGGTATATAACAAAATTACCCGCCGCCTCATTCCCTTCTTGATCCTGTGCTACTTCTTCGCCTATTTGGATCGCGTGAACGTCGGCTTTGCCAAACTGCATATGCAGGATGCACTCAGCTTCAGCGATACCGTATACGGCGTTGGCGCGGGGATCTTCTTTATCGGCTACTTTCTGTTTGAGCTACCGAGTAATCTGCTGATGCAGCGTTTTGGCCCGCGCTTTTGGATCGCGCGGATCATGATCAGTTGGGCCGCTCTCTCTGCGTTGATGATCTTCGTAAAAACACCCACTCAGTTCTACGTGCTTCGCTTCCTACTCGGTGTGGCAGAAGCGGGATTCTTCCCCGGCATCGTGTTTTATCTCACGCTGTGGTTTCCATCGTGGCGATCGGCTCGCACGCTAGGGCTGTTTATTCTCGTCACACCGCTATCCACCATCATTGGCAGCCCGCTGTCTGGTTTTATTCTAAAAGCGTTTGAAGGCGTTGAAGGCCTACATAACTGGCAATGGTTGTTTGTGGTCGAAGCGATCCCCTCGTTCTTGCTGGCATTCGTGGTATTACGTTATCTCGACAACGACGTGAAATCAGCCCGTTGGCTTAGCGATGAGGAAAAGCAGGTCGTCAGCGACGACCTTGAAATCGACCGTCAACGCGGCCTGAAAGCGAATGCAGGCAAACCACCGCAAAGCCTAAAAATGATGTTTCGTAATGGCTATGTTTGGCTGCTGGCGCTGATCTTTTTCAGCTTCAATATTGGCTACTACGGCATCAACTTCTGGCTTCCTTCGATCATTAAAAGTTCTGGCGTGAGTGACGATTTCCATATCGGCTTACTCGCCGCGCTACCTTATGTTTTCGGCGCCATTTTCATGGTGTGGAACAGCCGTCACTCCGATCTGCACTGCGAACGCCGCTGGCACATTGCCATTCCTGCGGTGCTGGGCGCGGTGGGGCTCACGCTCAGCGCATATTGCAGCGGCTCAACCGTATGGATGATGGCGTGGATATGTCTGGCGATGTCCGGCACGTTGGCGCTGATCCCAACCTATATCAGCCTTCCCGGTACGTTGCTGTCTGGCACAGCCGCTGCGGCAGGCATCGCGTTAGTCAATTCGATCGGTAACCTAGCCGGGTTCTTTGGCCCTACGGTTCTTGGCTGGCTCAAAGACAACACCGGCAGCACCAATGCCGGGCTGTATATCCTCGCCGCATTTTTATTGCTGTGCGCCCCCCTGATGTTTTTGTTACCAGCCAAGCTGGTTAATCCCCGCCGTGATGCAGGCAGATCCTGA
- the ilvD gene encoding dihydroxy-acid dehydratase, whose protein sequence is MSGCKSCGTCGDGHFNPVLSGDDGALKRALYKSMGHTDEQLRRPVIAVVNSYTNATAGHADLNDLTAEVLKGIDEAGGVGMVFGTIAPCDGIAEGHLGMRYILAAREVITSSIEVMMRAHRFDGMVLLGSCDKIVPAMLMAAARLDIPAILVNGGPMYPAEYHGKHWDGNIVTEAIGWKKRGEIDEAEFRHIEDIAEPGPGSCTMYGTANTMCSISEVLGMSLPGSAMLPAISHARRECAYRTGQAAVDLVKRGVNARQIITPQSIRNAMIYLLATGGSTNAILHLQAIHYEGEYGHLPLSDFDKLSHQVPLVASLYPASEYDMIDFWEAGGVAAVEKEIASLMDLNALTVNGQTKGEWLAQVPVSHRPEVIHTLAIPVRNEAGVAVLHGNLSPLGCVVKPAAVPEHLMTFTGPAVVFNSEQESVDAILSGEIAPGSVLVLRYEGPKGGPGMPEMYKPMKYLEGMGLSDSCALITDGRFSGSNRGLFVGHISPEASDGGDLALVENGDLITINIPTRELMLNVDQATLAKRRQHWAPIEKQVPRGFLRLYRRWALPAAQGAVLADRDEE, encoded by the coding sequence ATGAGTGGATGTAAAAGCTGTGGCACCTGTGGTGATGGTCATTTTAACCCAGTATTAAGCGGCGACGACGGCGCGCTTAAGCGTGCGCTATACAAATCAATGGGGCATACGGATGAGCAGCTACGTCGTCCGGTCATTGCGGTCGTAAACAGCTATACCAACGCTACGGCTGGTCATGCGGACCTCAATGATCTTACCGCCGAAGTGTTGAAAGGAATTGATGAGGCCGGCGGTGTTGGCATGGTCTTTGGCACTATTGCGCCCTGCGACGGTATCGCCGAAGGGCATTTGGGCATGCGCTACATTCTTGCTGCCCGCGAAGTGATTACCAGCTCCATCGAAGTCATGATGCGCGCCCACCGTTTTGACGGCATGGTGCTGCTCGGCTCCTGTGACAAAATTGTCCCCGCCATGCTCATGGCCGCAGCACGTCTGGATATTCCGGCTATTCTGGTTAACGGTGGCCCAATGTATCCAGCGGAATATCACGGCAAACATTGGGACGGTAATATCGTTACCGAAGCCATTGGCTGGAAAAAACGCGGCGAAATCGACGAAGCAGAGTTCCGACATATCGAAGATATCGCTGAACCCGGCCCCGGTTCCTGCACCATGTATGGCACGGCCAATACGATGTGCAGTATCTCAGAGGTGTTAGGCATGAGCTTGCCTGGCAGCGCTATGCTTCCTGCCATATCTCATGCGCGTCGCGAATGCGCCTACCGCACCGGCCAAGCCGCCGTTGACTTAGTCAAACGCGGCGTCAACGCACGGCAAATTATCACCCCACAGTCAATCCGCAACGCCATGATTTATCTGCTGGCAACCGGCGGTTCAACTAACGCGATCCTGCATTTACAAGCGATTCACTACGAAGGGGAATACGGTCATCTACCGTTGTCAGACTTCGATAAGTTAAGCCATCAGGTTCCGCTCGTTGCGTCGCTCTACCCAGCATCAGAATACGACATGATCGATTTCTGGGAAGCGGGCGGCGTGGCGGCGGTTGAAAAAGAGATCGCGTCGCTGATGGATCTCAACGCACTCACCGTCAATGGGCAAACCAAAGGCGAATGGCTGGCTCAGGTTCCAGTCAGCCATCGTCCTGAAGTCATCCACACATTGGCTATTCCGGTACGCAATGAAGCCGGGGTTGCGGTCTTACACGGCAACCTATCGCCGCTCGGCTGCGTCGTAAAACCGGCCGCCGTGCCTGAACACCTGATGACTTTCACTGGCCCTGCGGTCGTGTTCAACAGCGAACAAGAATCGGTTGATGCCATTCTTTCCGGAGAGATCGCCCCCGGAAGCGTGCTGGTTCTGCGCTATGAAGGGCCAAAGGGGGGGCCGGGTATGCCCGAAATGTATAAGCCTATGAAGTATCTAGAAGGCATGGGGCTTTCTGATAGCTGCGCGCTGATCACCGATGGTCGCTTCTCCGGCTCCAACCGAGGGCTGTTTGTTGGCCATATTTCACCTGAAGCCAGTGACGGTGGCGATCTGGCGCTGGTCGAAAATGGTGATCTCATCACCATCAATATTCCGACCCGCGAACTCATGTTGAACGTTGACCAAGCCACGTTGGCAAAGCGCCGCCAGCATTGGGCGCCGATTGAAAAACAGGTGCCACGCGGATTCCTACGTTTATACCGCCGCTGGGCGCTACCTGCGGCACAAGGCGCCGTGCTTGCAGACCGAGATGAGGAGTAA
- a CDS encoding dihydrodipicolinate synthase family protein — MYQSTDIRGVNPIAAMPFTPQGELDYSSFSRMLEHLAATGIQGLTLFGIASEFPKLEDAERLQLSNQFLSDLRGSGVFRAISVTDHSTEVAVKRARDYQKRGADALMLLPPFFLQPSPEAISHHIFSVLEAVDIPVMVQYAPGETGLAITPAQLAEVATRYPHAVFKIECNPPVDYTREFLQQAPQASVLNGYAGLYMLQMLEAGGKGVMPGCSFSEVYVQIYQHWQQGEKGAAQELHQQLLPWIQRWMTHCEYIIQVEKTILQRRGIIASDYCRHPGWSLTAQDRLMIDSFISTFAL; from the coding sequence ATGTACCAATCAACAGATATCCGTGGCGTAAACCCAATTGCAGCCATGCCGTTCACACCGCAGGGCGAACTAGATTACTCAAGCTTTAGCCGTATGTTGGAACATCTGGCGGCAACCGGTATTCAGGGATTAACCCTATTTGGCATCGCCAGTGAATTTCCTAAGTTGGAGGATGCTGAACGCCTCCAGCTCTCCAATCAGTTTTTGTCCGACCTTCGCGGCAGCGGCGTTTTTCGCGCCATTTCCGTCACCGATCACAGCACAGAGGTTGCCGTAAAGCGCGCTCGCGATTATCAAAAGCGTGGTGCCGACGCACTCATGCTATTGCCGCCATTCTTTCTACAACCAAGCCCAGAGGCGATTTCACATCATATTTTCTCGGTGCTAGAAGCGGTCGATATTCCGGTTATGGTGCAATACGCGCCGGGTGAAACCGGGCTGGCTATCACCCCTGCACAGCTGGCCGAGGTCGCGACTCGCTATCCACACGCGGTGTTTAAAATTGAATGTAATCCACCAGTAGATTACACCCGTGAATTTTTACAACAAGCGCCTCAGGCCAGCGTCCTCAACGGTTATGCAGGGCTTTATATGCTGCAAATGCTTGAGGCAGGAGGCAAAGGCGTGATGCCGGGTTGTTCCTTCAGCGAGGTTTACGTGCAGATTTATCAGCACTGGCAACAAGGAGAAAAAGGCGCTGCACAGGAATTACATCAGCAGCTACTGCCGTGGATCCAGCGCTGGATGACACACTGCGAATACATCATTCAAGTGGAGAAAACGATCCTACAACGCCGAGGGATCATCGCCAGCGATTACTGCCGTCACCCTGGCTGGTCACTGACAGCGCAAGATCGTCTGATGATCGACAGTTTCATTTCAACATTTGCTCTTTAA